Genomic window (Sinorhizobium sojae CCBAU 05684):
GGCGCCGGCCGCGCCCCAGGCGGTCTGGTCGATGCCGACATAGATCGCGTCGGGCGACGAAACCTCGGCATCCGTCGCGATCACCAGGATGCCGGCTTCCTTCGCCTGCGCAAAGATAGGATCGAAGGCCGTCGGGCTGTTCGGGTTGATGATGATCGCGTCCACGCCCTCTGCGATGAAATTGCGGACATGGGCAATCTGCCCGGGCACGTCCACATTGGCGCTCTGCACGGAGACCTCGACATCGACGCCGCGCTCCTTCCATTTCTCGGCCGCCGCCTTCGCCTCGTCGATCATCTGGGTGCGCCACTCGCTGCCGACCCAGCCGTTCGAAAGACCGATCTTGAAGGTCTCGGCGAACGCCGATGCCGAAATCGCCATGGATGCGACTGCACCCAACGCGAAAGCAATAAATCTCTTCATAAGATCCTCCCAACTCTTGCGAAACTCATGAAGCCAGAAAATGTAATCGATTTCAATGACGATCTGTCCCCAGCGCGGGTCAGGTGCTTTGCCGCGATCAACGTGCCTGACGCCTGATATAGGCGACGAGGTCGGATATCTCCGAGCGCGCAAGCGACAGCGGCGGCATGCGGGAATGGGTGGGATCCGACAGGAACGCCGTCAGCCCGGTCTCGTCGAGCCGCTTCGAACTGCCGATCTCGGCAAAGGTCGGAACCATGTCCGATCCTCGGCTTTGACCCGGTGCGACCACGTGACAGCCTGCGCACCAGCGCTCGGCAATCCGCTCGCCATTCGCCCAATCGGCGGCCGCGCTTTGCCCTGCCAACAAGCCGGTGAGAGCCAGCGCCACGGTCAGGCATGGAGCATATGTGTTCATCATCGAAATCCCCCTCGCTACCCCGGCCAACGCATGATCTTTCCGATGGTAGCCTGCTTCCGTGTCGGTGCAACTGGTCGCAAGGATCAGAGCGACCCGCCTCAGGCAGGAGGCGGGCGAAAGCTGTTCGATGGACGAGGGGCTTCGCCTGAAGGACGAGACCGGCTACTGCATGTCTCCTTACATCGACCTCGATAAAGACAAAGACATGCAGCAACGACCTTTGCGCGTCCTATAAGACGCGCGCGCCTACCCGGCGCAGGAGCACTACACATTCCGGCCCATGCGGCACGGAGACAGCTCAGTCCCTTGCGGCCAGTCGGGTCCCTGCCGGTTCCTCGGCTTCCGCCGGCCGAGCCATGCTGCCGCGCCAGATGATCTCGGTAGCGAGGATCACCTTCTTGGCGACCTCGCGCCCGGAAAGGCGCTCCAGCAGCAAGTCGACCGCGGTTTCGCCGATCAGTTCTGCGGGGATCTTCACGGTGGTCAGAGGCGGCGCCAGGAATTGCGCGACCGGAATGTCGTTGAAGCTGGCGACCGCGACGTCTTCGGGAATTCTGAGCCCCAATTCCTGGATCGCCCTGTAGGCGCCGAGCGCCATGTTGTCGTTGCAGGTGATCAGGAGCTTCGGCGGATTGGGCTTCGACAGCATCGTCTTGGCGAGCGTATAGCCGCTGTCGGGCGTCATGCGCTCGACCATGCAGAGATCAGGATCATAGAGCCCGGCCCTGGTCATCCAGTCGATGAAAGTGCGGCAACGGCGTTCCGCATGGATATTGTCGGGCCCGTAGAAGGCGTCCACCCAGCCGACGAAGCCGATCCGGCGATAGCCCATGGCGTGGGCGGCCTCGAGGAGCCGGGTCATGGCACGGCCGACGTCGCTCAATACGCTGTCGTCCAGGTCTCCGATCGGTGCATAATCGGCAAAGACGAGATGACGGCTATGCCGGCGCAGCCATTCGAGTTCCTCGCCATAATAGTGCCCGACGGCCACCACGCCCGAGGCGCCTTCGAGGATCGTCGCTTCCGGAGCGTTCCCGGTGAGAAAGACCTTAACGACCTCGCTTTTCAAGGCCTGGCAGCGGCTCTCGATGCCGAGCCGAACGCCGACATAATAAGGATCGGCGAGTTCCTTGGCGGGATCGAGGAAATGCACGAGCGCGATTTTCAGCCCGGCGCCGAGACTTTGAGCGGCCGCGCGGTTGCGGTTGCGCGGCGTGGCGTAGTTCAGCGCCTCCGCCGTCTCGATGATCGCCTGGCGCTTCTTCGTCGAGATCGAAAGCGTCGGATCATAGTTCAGGACCCGGGAGACGGTTGCCGATGAAACGCCGACCGCCGCAGCGATTTCCTTGATTGTCACCATGCTTACGTTCCCGCGCAACTTGCCTTATTCGTTTAGTAAAATTTTATCTCTACTTTTTCAATCGCACGCAGCGGCTAAGGTGGTGACGGATTCGCCCTGCTTCTGTCCATTCACGGCCACGCTCGCATACATGCCGGTCGTGCGAAATTCGGTGGGGCTTGCGCCGAAGACGCGGCGGAAGACCTTGGCGAAGTAGTTGGGATCCTCGAATCCGGACAGGATCGCGACCTCCTTGACGGGTAGGTCCGCGGTCTTGGTGAGAAGCTTGACCGCCCGCTGCAGCCGTTTCTGCAGCACGAATTCTGCCGGCGGCATACCTTCGCTTGCCGCGAAGACGCGGGAAAAATGCGCCCGG
Coding sequences:
- a CDS encoding c-type cytochrome → MMNTYAPCLTVALALTGLLAGQSAAADWANGERIAERWCAGCHVVAPGQSRGSDMVPTFAEIGSSKRLDETGLTAFLSDPTHSRMPPLSLARSEISDLVAYIRRQAR
- a CDS encoding LacI family DNA-binding transcriptional regulator — its product is MVTIKEIAAAVGVSSATVSRVLNYDPTLSISTKKRQAIIETAEALNYATPRNRNRAAAQSLGAGLKIALVHFLDPAKELADPYYVGVRLGIESRCQALKSEVVKVFLTGNAPEATILEGASGVVAVGHYYGEELEWLRRHSRHLVFADYAPIGDLDDSVLSDVGRAMTRLLEAAHAMGYRRIGFVGWVDAFYGPDNIHAERRCRTFIDWMTRAGLYDPDLCMVERMTPDSGYTLAKTMLSKPNPPKLLITCNDNMALGAYRAIQELGLRIPEDVAVASFNDIPVAQFLAPPLTTVKIPAELIGETAVDLLLERLSGREVAKKVILATEIIWRGSMARPAEAEEPAGTRLAARD